In a single window of the Podospora pseudocomata strain CBS 415.72m chromosome 2 map unlocalized CBS415.72m_2, whole genome shotgun sequence genome:
- the SNF1_1 gene encoding Protein kinase (COG:T; EggNog:ENOG503NUN4), with amino-acid sequence MAQAYDDEELSISLSPSQIRRNKRQGDVGYGQTPVGSINTAIMLQGNANPQLPMRDKMRTEQRIGAYNIVKTLGEGSFGKVKLAVHRSTGQQVALKIISRKKLISRDMQGRVEREIEYLQLLRHPHIIKLYTVIKTPTEIIMVLEYAGGELFDYIVQHGKMREDEARRFFQQMLCAVEYCHRHKIVHRDLKPENLLLDENLNVKIADFGLSNIMTDGNFLKTSCGSPNYAAPEVIGGKLYAGPEVDVWSCGVILYVLLVGRLPFDDEHIPSLFAKIAKGSYMVPTWMSPGASTLIKKMLVVNPVQRATIEEIRQDPWFLKDLPSYLHPPVEEFLNTGVDPNKAIRVSDIAPGAPPQEQVKLHNEVTEKISKTMGYGKRDVEEALEAEEPSAIKDAYMIVRENKLMENNRKCTFL; translated from the exons ATGGCCCAGGCctacgacgacgaggagctgtCCATCTCCCTGTCGCCCTCTCAGATCCGCCGGAACAAGAGACAGGGCGACGTAGGATACGGCCAGACTCCCGTCGGCTCCAtcaacaccgccatcatgCTGCAAGGCAACGCCAACCCCCAGTTGCCCATGCGCGACAAGATGCGCACCGAGCAGCGCATCGGCGCCTACAACATTGTCAAGACGCTCGGCGAGGGCTCCTTCGGCAAGGTTAAGCTGGCTGTCCACCGCAGCACCGGCCAGCAGGTTGCCCTCAAGATCATCTCTCGCAAGAAACTTATCAGCCGCGACATGCAGGGCCGTGTCGAGCGCGAGATTGAGTATCTTCAGCTgctccgccatcctcacATCATTAAGCT TTATACCGTTATCAAGACCCCGACCGAGATCATTATGGTCCTCGAGTATGCCGGTGGAGAACTGTTCGATTACATTGTCCAGCATGGCAAGATGCGCGAGGATGAGGCTCGCCGGTTCTTCCAGCAGATGCTATGCGCCGTCGAGTATTGCCATCGCCACAAAATTGTCCACCGTGACTTGAAACCCGAGAATTTGCTTCTGGATGAGAACCTAAACGTCAAGATCGCCGATTTCGGTCTCAGCAACATCATGACGGACGGAAACTTCCTCAAGACCAGTTGCGGCTCCCCCAACTATGCGGCCCCTGAAGTTATCGGCGGAAAGCTGTATGCCGGACCCGAGGTCGATGTGTGGAGTTGCGGTGTCATTCTCTACGTTCTACTTGTCGGCCGTCTTCCCTTCGACGATGAACATATCCCGAGTCTGTTCGCCAAGATTGCGAAGGGAAGCTACATGGTACCGACTTGGATGAGTCCAGGCGCATCCACCCTTATTAAGAAGATGTTGGTGGTCAACCCGGTCCAGCGTGCGACTATCGAGGAGATTCGACAAGACCCATGGTTCCTCAAGGACCTTCCATCGTATCTGCACCCACCAGTAGAAGAGTTCCTCAACACCGGCGTCGACCCCAACAAGGCTATCAGGGTGAGCGACATCGCCCCTGGCGCACCTCCACAAGAGCAGGTGAAGCTCCACAACGAAGTCACCGAGAAGATCAGCAAGACCATGGGTTACGGCAAGagggatgtcgaggaggcgcTGGAAGCCGAGGAACCATCCGCCATCAAGGACGCCTACATGATTGTTCGCGAGAACAAGCTCATGGAAAACAACCGTAAGTGCACTTTTCTTTGA
- the SNF1_2 gene encoding Protein kinase (COG:T; EggNog:ENOG503NUN4) translates to MLDATMSSARSIASTSTGASARPYVSKVGILPSSLPAYHKVFMEREKAKAEGQDNFPDQPPIPEPGAPRSQADQEETLRRLKPHSRSFVRMEDAKRPQGLTPVNPPKKNKPVRWQFGIRSRNAPWEALVCIYKSLHKLGASWIVDEDYDLLHEEDEHQDYDGRHSRKPSSSSYTDPTKHYKLPADPWHIKIRWCTDTFQKHSAASGLSETGHSQPHHVTTRGENKDHKVVATRMDVQIYEMEHGVYLVDFKVDGYETPEGKLLEDKEVTSPFPFLDMAARLIMQLADAD, encoded by the exons ATGTTGGACGCCACAATGTCCTCGGCCCGTTCCATCGCCTCCACGAGCACTGGAGCATCGGCAAGGCCCTACGTTAGCAAAGTCGGCATCCTTCCCAGCAGTCTGCCGGCCTACCACAAGGTATTCATGGAAAGGGAGAAGGCCAAAGCAGAAGGGCAGGATAACTTTCCCGATCAACCGCCAATTCCCGAGCCAGGGGCTCCACGAAGCCAAGCAGACCAAGAAGAGACTCTTCGACGGCTCAAACCCCACAGCCGTAGTTTTGTCCGCATGGAAGATGCAAAGCGGCCCCAAGGCCTCACGCCAGTCAACCCaccaaaaaagaacaagCCCGTTCGATGGCAGTTTGGCATTCGCTCTAGAAACGCACCTTGGGAAGCGCTTGTTTGTATCTACAAATCTCTCCACAAATTGGGAGCAAGCTGGATTGTAGATGAAGACTATGATCTCTTgcatgaggaggatgaacaTCAGGATTACGACGGCAGACACTCTAGGAAACCGAGCTCGTCGTCCTATACCGACCCAACCAAGCACTACAAGCTTCCGGCCGACCCATGGCATATCAAGATCAGATGGTGCACAGACA CATTCCAAAAACATTCCGCGGCCTCGGGCCTGAGCGAAACAGGTCAttcacaaccacaccacGTCACTACTCGCGGCGAGAACAAGGATCACAAGGTGGtggcgacgaggatggaCGTACAGATCTACGAGATGGAGCATGGCGTTTATTTGGTAGACTTCAAGGTGGACGGGTACGAAACCCCCGAGGGCAAGCTGctcgaggacaaggaggtGACAAGCCCCTTCCCATTCTTGGACATGGCCGCGAGGCTTATTATGCAGCTGGCGGATGCGGATTGA
- a CDS encoding uncharacterized protein (COG:S; EggNog:ENOG503PDYW) yields the protein MAVCVNMTNVTSLLTYDDLIPGTSEWHRGGKPRTNVNLPNGVSFQPYPYRKAGRQIGLDVGIGAGLTSNWSEPQRKQEIASLSFNGTESQKAELTSVFLLYSDPIRATEVMFHYCVNRYNMSISENVPKIQLLESSTKVEYHDAEHSHMYKTLVDPQNSSVTYKFGSASNHFLTGMLRDFFMENSTDRSMMGTMRDMFSVLLYQLPFSKGNDDREERDEQGLDDFGYDVVRNMSLNVMFDSTTQAVSSLVSGTAWQEERLGVPVVKSDILPAFFAVGLAERAETERGRVSDVGFSPEVKKNGAKPEESFALMGELQKTQKGKWVLEGLYRRR from the exons ATGGCAGTTTGTGTAAACATGACCA ATGTCACAAGCCTCCTCACCTACGACGACCTAATCCCAGGAACATCCGAGTGGCACAGAGGCGGCAAACCAAGAACAAACGTCAACCTACCCAACGGAGTCAGCTTCCAGCCCTACCCCTACAGAAAAGCCGGTCGACAGATCGGTCTCGATGTTGGCATCGGAGCAGGTCTCACCTCCAACTGGTCAGAGCCGCAGCGAAAACAGGAGAttgcctccctctccttcaacgGAACAGAAAGCCAGAAAGCCGAACTGACGAGCGTTTTCCTCTTGTATTCTGATCCCATCCGGGCGACAGAGGTGATGTTTCACTACTGCGTCAACAGATACAACATGTCAATATCGGAAAACGTGCCCAAGATCCAGCTTTTGGAGTCTAGTACAAAGGTCGAGTATCACGATGCTGAACACTCTCACATGTACAAAACTCTTGTCGATCCTCAAAACTCGAGTGTGACGTACAAATTCGGGTCGGCGTCTAATCACTTTCTTACTGGGATGCTGAGGGATTTTTTCATGGAGAATTCCACTGATAGATCGATGATGGGGACGATGAGGGATATGTTTTCTGTGTTGCTGTATCAGCTCCCTTTTTCGAAGGGGAACGACGAtagagaggagagggatgagCAGGGGTTAGATGATTTTGGGTATGATGTTGTTAGGAATATGTCGTTGAATGT TATGTTTGACAGCACGACGCAAGCTGTTTCCAGTCTGGTCAGTGGCACGGCttggcaggaggagag gttgggggtgccggtggtgaAGAGCGATATTTTGCCGGCGTTTTTTGCTGTTgggttggcggagagggcggagacTGAGAGGGGGCGGGTGAGTGATGTTGGGTTTTCTccagaggtgaagaagaacgGGGCGAAGCCGGAGGAGAGCTTTGCTTTGATGGGAGAGCTGCAGAAGACGCAGAAGGGGAagtgggttttggagggcttgtaTAGGAGGAGGTGA
- a CDS encoding uncharacterized protein (COG:S; EggNog:ENOG503PDYW), with protein sequence MIHHASLRSLGTMLPGPIEASSMVFLPASPYNSPATVTLSAKRPVSKLRTAVINCGQELASIAFSLCLWLPIIIGILHVYDGRPLADWPLPITLNALIAFISTACLLINAGSRSATVGLV encoded by the coding sequence ATGATTCATCACGCTTCACTACGGTCGCTAGGCACGATGCTGCCTGGCCCGATCGAAGCCTCGTCCATGGTTTTCCTTCCAGCCAGTCCATATAACAGTCCAGCAACGGTTACATTGTCCGCAAAAAGACCTGTTTCTAAACTCCGGACAGCAGTGATTAATTGTGGGCAGGAACTGGCTAGCATTGCTTTTAGTCTTTGCCTGTGGCTTCCCATAATCATCGGTATATTGCACGTTTATGATGGGCGCCCTCTGGCGGACTGGCCGCTTCCAATTACACTCAACGCCCTTATCGCTTTCATTTCAACTGCCTGTCTTCTCATTAATGCAGGCTCTCGCTCAGCAACGGTGGGATTGGTATAA
- a CDS encoding uncharacterized protein (COG:S; EggNog:ENOG503P1ZB), whose translation MRRFWPIMSAVTSAPWKFAPLKQPFVPSPNTRKLEGIVFDVDGTLCEPQTYMFAAMRSALGIPKSVDILDHVYSLPTPEDQHTAMEKIRTIEREAMLTQVPQPGLAPLMSYLDSRSIRKGICTRNFDLPVQNLLVKFLPSSVFGPIVTRDFRPPKPDPAGILHIARSWGLVRKSTGEPGIPVDEAEEKEKIAEKGQEEGELLHTERGEEVADASGLIMVGDSVDDITAGRRAGAKTVLLVNDVNRHLVDHEHTDLVIERLDELIEVLEEGRL comes from the exons ATGCGAAGATTTTGGCCCATCATGTCCGCCGTTACTTCAGCCCCGTGGAAATTCGCGCCGTTGAAACAGCCGTTTGTTCCTAGCCCCAACACCCGCAAGCTAGAGGGCATCGTTTTTGATGTCGACGGGACGCTATG TGAACCCCAAACCTACATGTTCGCCGCCATGCGCTCCGCCCTCGGCATTCCCAAATCAgtcgacatcctcgaccACGTctactccctccccacccccgaaGACCAACACACCGCCATGGAGAAAATCCGCACCATAGAACGCGAAGCCATGCTGACCCAGGTCCCCCAACCCGGCCTCGCCCCCCTAATGTCCTACCTCGACTCCCGCTCCATCCGCAAAGGAATCTGCACCCGCAACTTCGACCTCCCCGTCCAGAACCTCCTTGTCAAATTCCTCCCTTCCTCCGTCTTTGGCCCCATCGTCACCCGTGATTTCCGCCCTCCCAAGCCCGACCCCGCTGGTATTCTCCATATTGCCCGTTCttggggtttggtgaggAAGTCAACTGGTGAGCCTGGCATTCCCGTtgatgaggcggaggaaaaggaaaagattgccgagaaggggcaagaagagggggagctACTCCATacggagaggggagaggaggtggcggatgCGAGTGGGTTGATAATGGTGGGTGACTCAGTGGATGATATCactgctgggaggagggcgggtgCCAAGACGGTCTTGTTGGTCAATGATGTGAATAGACATTTGGTGGACCATGAGCATACTGATTTGGTGATTGAGAGGTTGGATGAACTGATcgaggttttggaggaggggagactTTAG